A genomic window from Cucumis melo cultivar AY chromosome 8, USDA_Cmelo_AY_1.0, whole genome shotgun sequence includes:
- the LOC103484376 gene encoding 60S ribosomal protein L18a, translating to MVTFRFHQYQVVGRALPSEADEHPKIYRMKLWATNEVRAKSKFWYFLRKLKKVKKSNGQVLAINEIFEKNPTKIKNYGIWLRYQSRTGYHNMYKEYRDTTLNGAVEAMYTEMASRHRVRHPCIQIIKTATVPAKLCKRESTKQFHDSKIKFPLVFKTVRPPTRKLKTTYKASKPNLFM from the exons ATGGTTACTTTCAGG TTCCACCAATACCAGGTTGTGGGGAGGGCTCTCCCATCCGAAGCAGATGAGCATCCCAAGATTTACCGAATGAAGCTGTGGGCTACTAATGAAGTTCGCGCTAAATCCAAGTTTTG GTATTTTCTGCGGAAACTGAAGAAAGTGAAGAAGAGCAATGGTCAGGTGCTCGCTATCAACGAG ATCTTTGAGAAGAATCCAACAAAGATCAAGAACTACGGCATTTGGTTGCGCTACCAAAGTCGCACAGGATATCACAACATGTACAAGGAGTACCGGGACACCACCTTAAACGGAGCAGTGGAAGCAATGTACACTGAAATGGCTTCTCGCCATAGGGTTAGGCATCCTTGCATCCAAATTATCAAGACAGCAACCGTCCCGGCCAAGCTTTGCAAGAGGGAAAGCACCAAGCAATTCCATGACTCCAAGATCAAATTCCCCTTGGTTTTCAAGACTGTTAGGCCACCCACCAGAAAGCTGAAGACCACTTACAAGGCTTCAAAACCCAATTTGTTTATGTAA